The following is a genomic window from Paenibacillus sp. FSL R5-0766.
AACCTGTGCTATGCATCACCTGTTGAAGGTATTATGCCATGGATTGTTCTATCATACCAAAAAAACCGTTCCAGCGGACGCCGAAGCCTCCGCAGAACGGTCTAATCTTCATACGAACCTTTCGGATACGTGGATTACAGGTGAATTCCTGTCTGCTCCACAAGTGCATGCTGCAATACCTGATCCATATGGGCTACAGGTACAAACTCCACATCTTCCTTGATGCTGTCTGGAATGTCACGCAGGTCCCGCTCGTTATCCTTAGGCAATAATATTTTTTTATAACCGGCACGATGGGCTGCCAGTGATTTCTCTTTCAGACCACCAATCGGCAGTACACGTCCACGCAGTGTTATTTCACCAGTCATCGCGATATCCTTGGACACATGTTTGTTTGTCAAGGCTGAGATTAACGCTGTTGCCATCGTAATCCCGGCAGATGGACCATCCTTCGGAATCGCTCCTTCCGGAACGTGGATATGGATATCGTTCTTCTCATGGAAGTCAGGCGAAATTCCAAGCTGTGTAGCTTTGGAGCGGGTATAACTGAATGCGGCTTGTGCCGATTCCTTCATGACATCCCCCAGTTTACCTGTGAGAGTCAATTTACCTGTTCCAGGCACAACAGTCACTTCAATGATAAGGGTATCTCCACCCACTTCAGTCCACGCCAGACCCGTTACGGTACCAATCTGATCTTCCAGTTCGGCCATACCATAACGGAACTTGCCAGGTCCAAGGTAGTCTTTGATCTTATCTGATGAGATGTTAATCTGACCTTCCACGCCAGATACGACGTTCTTGGCAGCTTTCCGGCACAACGAAGCCATCTGCTGTTCCAGATTACGCACACCTGACTCCCGTGTATATTCACGAATTACACGCAACAACGCGTCATCCGGGATTTCCAATTGCTCTTCTTCCAGACCATGGTCCTGCTTCTGTTTGGGCAGCAAATAGTTTTTCGCAATTTGCAGCTTCTCCAGCTCCGTGTAACCAGGGATGTTGAGCATTTCCATCCGATCCAGCAATGGACGCGGAATATTGTGTACCGTGTTGGCAGTTGTTATAAACATAACGTTGGATAAGTCAAACGGCAATTCTACAAAATGATCACTAAACGTATTATTCTGTTCTGGATCAAGCACCTCAAGTAACGCTGCGGAAGGATCTCCGCGGAAGTCTGAAGCCATCTTATCAATCTCGTCCAGCAGGAATACCGGATTCAGTGAACCTGCCGTTTTCATCCCCTGGATGATACGCCCAGGCATCGCGCCTACATAGGTGCGTCGGTGACCACGAATCTCGGCTTCATCACGCACGCCGCCCAGAGATATTCTTACAAACTCCCGACCCAGCGATCTCGCGATTGAACGGGCAAGTGATGTTTTACCAACCCCTGGAGGTCCAACCAGACAGAGAATGGGCCCTTTGAGCTTCTTGACGAGTTTCTGGACAGCCAGATATTCAAGCACACGCTCTTTGGGCTTTTCCAATCCGTAATGATCTGCATTCAGCACATCTTCGGCTTTTTGGATATCCAGATCATCCGCTGTCATCTGACTCCAAGGAAGGCCAAGCAGCCAATCCACGTAGTTGCGAATGACTCCGCCCTCAGCTGAACTTGCAGGCATTTTCTCCAGTCGATCAATTTCTTTCTCGACCTTTTCTTTCACCTTGTCCGGCAAGCCGAGTTCTTCCATCTGTGTGCGAAGTTCCTCAACCTCACCCGCACGGCCTTCTTTTTCACCCAGTTCTTTCTGGATCGCTTTCATCTGCTCGCGCAAATAATATTCCTTCTGCGTTTTCTCCATCTGTTTCTTCACACGTTGGCTGATCTTGCGTTCAAGCTCCAGCACTTCGCGCTCATTGTTCAGGATATCCAGCAATTTCTCCAGACGTTCCCGAACGTCGATGGTCTCCAGAATTTCCTGTTTATCCTTGATCTTCAAGGACAGGTGACTCGTGATGACATCGGCCAGCCTCCCTGGTTCTTCGATGTCAGACACCGCTGCGAGTGTCTCTGGTGTCACTTTTTTGGACAGATTAATATAATTCTCGAACTGGTTCAGAACGGTACGCATCAAGGCATCCGTCTCCGGATGGGTGTTCTCCTCTTCAGGCAGCTCTTTTGCCAGTACTTCATAATATTCCTCGTTGTCCGTATATTCAATAATTTCAGCCCGTTCCATGCCTTCTACGAGTACACGAATCGTACCGTTTGGAAGCTTCAGCATCTGTCTGACCTTGGCCACGGTTCCGATTCTGAAAATGTCCTCTTGTGTTGGTTCTTCAATATTTACTTCGGCTTGGGAACATAGGAGAATCAGATGTTCTTCTACCATCGCTTTTTCTAAAGCCTTGACCGATTTCTCCCGGCCCACATCGAGATGCAGTACCATACTCGGGTAGACGAGAAGTCCTCTTAAAGGCAGTAAAGGAAAACGACGACCTTTCGCTTTGCTCGGTCCCATCGCTTTCGCACCTCCAATGGCTCTCAGGTTGTAGTCATTCATTATTCTATCAAATGTTCACATAAAAAACCAATGAAGGGAAGCGCTTAGCAGCTTCCCGAATCTGTAACCTGTCCTGGACGAGGCACGTCCGCACGCAAATAGGAAGCGGATGCCGGTGGAAAAATCTCCGGTGCAGGTGCAACTGTCTCCTCTGCAAGCTTCGTCTGTTCCATCTGTTGTGATTCCGGGACCCAGGCGAACACTTCACGGAATACGTCCTCTACGGTATCTACCGGGATAACGCGCAAGCCATCCAGATTCTCAAAAATGGACTGCCAGTTCTCCGCGGGAATAATAACGGTCTTCGCTCCTGCCTGAAAGGCAGCCTCCACCTTGGCCAGCACGCCACCAATAGGCTTAACCCGACCATGAATACTGATCTCGCCAGTCATCGCTGTCTCATGATCCACAGGGCGTCCCTGAATCGCTGATGTAATGGCAGTCGCCATGGCAATCCCGGCAGATGGACCATCAATAGGTGTCCCACCTGGGAAATTCACGTGTAAATCGTAATCATTCGGACGAATACCCATGGCTTTTAATACGGTTAACACATTTTCAACCGAGCCTTTGGCCATACTTTTTCGCCGGAGTGTACGCGAACCGCCTCCAATCTCTTCTTCATCCACAACGCCTGTAATATTGATTCGGCCTTGATCTTTAAGAGCCGGAACAGCAGACACTTCGATCTCCAAAATGGTTCCCATATTCGGTCCGTATACCGCCAAGCCGTTAACAAACCCCACCTGCGGGTGTGTAGGGACCTTCCGATCAGGCCGTGGCTGAATCTGGCTGCTACCCGCCACCCACTCCACATCAGACGCCTGAAGCGTCTCACGCTTCTCTGTCAGCGCAAGCCCCGCAGCCAGCTGGATGATATTAACCGCTTCGCGTCCATTGGTTGCATATCGCTTG
Proteins encoded in this region:
- the lon gene encoding endopeptidase La; amino-acid sequence: MGPSKAKGRRFPLLPLRGLLVYPSMVLHLDVGREKSVKALEKAMVEEHLILLCSQAEVNIEEPTQEDIFRIGTVAKVRQMLKLPNGTIRVLVEGMERAEIIEYTDNEEYYEVLAKELPEEENTHPETDALMRTVLNQFENYINLSKKVTPETLAAVSDIEEPGRLADVITSHLSLKIKDKQEILETIDVRERLEKLLDILNNEREVLELERKISQRVKKQMEKTQKEYYLREQMKAIQKELGEKEGRAGEVEELRTQMEELGLPDKVKEKVEKEIDRLEKMPASSAEGGVIRNYVDWLLGLPWSQMTADDLDIQKAEDVLNADHYGLEKPKERVLEYLAVQKLVKKLKGPILCLVGPPGVGKTSLARSIARSLGREFVRISLGGVRDEAEIRGHRRTYVGAMPGRIIQGMKTAGSLNPVFLLDEIDKMASDFRGDPSAALLEVLDPEQNNTFSDHFVELPFDLSNVMFITTANTVHNIPRPLLDRMEMLNIPGYTELEKLQIAKNYLLPKQKQDHGLEEEQLEIPDDALLRVIREYTRESGVRNLEQQMASLCRKAAKNVVSGVEGQINISSDKIKDYLGPGKFRYGMAELEDQIGTVTGLAWTEVGGDTLIIEVTVVPGTGKLTLTGKLGDVMKESAQAAFSYTRSKATQLGISPDFHEKNDIHIHVPEGAIPKDGPSAGITMATALISALTNKHVSKDIAMTGEITLRGRVLPIGGLKEKSLAAHRAGYKKILLPKDNERDLRDIPDSIKEDVEFVPVAHMDQVLQHALVEQTGIHL